One window of Grus americana isolate bGruAme1 chromosome 18, bGruAme1.mat, whole genome shotgun sequence genomic DNA carries:
- the LOC129214614 gene encoding uncharacterized protein LOC129214614, with protein sequence MWPEPRLPEFRLLPRKRPPASYGSSDTARGALRSYRAQRPGPPVTLRPALTLTMSVPAKRCGRPPVLSFLEKKKRKQSLDRRRGKTRIYVGNHIDRWLTLKEKLDFRNDAEVAGFLLDLYDSYDPLSKAPICSLPEGVGRIALKEERALSGSTSLIAADGTYDNDDQLSKESACSELGDVKIVTVKEEREMRRDCLSTETDDTVTSQKKIKLLHNSIGAGFGPF encoded by the exons ATGTGGCCGGAGCCGCGTTTACCCGAGTTCCGCCTTCTGCCCCGTAAGCGGCCGCCAGCATCGTACGGGAGCTCGGATACAGCCCGGGGAGCGCTGCGTTCGTACCGAGCGCAACGGCCGGGGCCGCCGGTCACTCTCCGCCCCGCCCTCAC GCTTACAATGTCGGTTCCGGCAAAGAGGTGTGGAAGGCCCCCGGTGTTgtcttttctggaaaagaaaaaaagaaagcaaagtctTGATagaagaagggggaaaacaAGGATTTATGTGGGAAATCACATTGACCGATGGTTGACACTTAAAGAAAAGTTGGATTTCAGAAATGATGCAGAAGTTGCAGGGTTTTTACTGGACTT gtATGACAGCTACGACCCGTTGTCAAAAGCTCCGATCTGTTCCCTCCCTGAGGGCGTGGGAAGAATTGCTTTGAAAGAAGAGCGAGCATTGTCAGGCAGCACTTCTTTGATAGCAGCTGATGGAAC GTATGACAATGATGACCAGTTGTCTAAAGAATCTGCTTGTTCTGAACTTGGAGATGTGAAAATTGTAACtgtgaaagaagagagagagatgcgGCGTGACTGCTTGTCAACAGAGACAGATGACAC GGTGACCAGCCAGAAGAAAATCAAGCTCTTGCATAACAGTATTGGGGCAGGTTTTGGCCcattttga